In Rutidosis leptorrhynchoides isolate AG116_Rl617_1_P2 chromosome 2, CSIRO_AGI_Rlap_v1, whole genome shotgun sequence, one genomic interval encodes:
- the LOC139891998 gene encoding polygalacturonase At1g48100-like gives MKSQNIKIIIFGFLTFLLLLLSHQGANATKHVKKKQQHNGPRIMKERFYPSYGESMLYSLRNRKISTIFNVLHFGAKGDGTSDDTKAFEAAWLSACELEASTMVVPKGSVFLVKPISFSGPNCESNIVFQLDGKIIAPKNSGNWESGLLQWLQFTNLNGITIRGTGIIDGQGAGWWTKSGTKPTALRFYGSSDVTVTGITIQNSQQTHLKFDNCQSVQVFGITVSSPGDSPNTDGIHLQNSQDVTIHTTKLACGDDCVSIQTGCSGVNIQNVDCGPGHGISIGSLGEDGTTACVSNITVGNTKIHDTMTGVRIKTWQGGSGSVQGVRFSNIQVTNVDTPIIIDQFYCGGSKCKIKPSAVAVSGVSYQNIRGTYRISPVQFACSDSSPCTGLTLDTIQLQPVQTYGELDAPYCSNAYGSMKTSTLPRDCVTVQKPSMKQYQNKYNHGLCQN, from the exons ATGAAGAGCCAAAATATAAAGATTATCATATTTGGTTTCTTGACATTTTTGCTTTTGTTGTTATCGCACCAAGGTGCCAATGCCACAAAACATGTCAAGAAAAAGCAACAACATAATGGCCCCAGGATAATGAAAGAGAGGTTTTATCCATCATATGGCGAGAGCATGCTATATTCGTTACGAAATAGAAAAATCTCTACCATCTTTAATGTCTTACATTTTGGTGCCAAGGGTGATGGAACCAGCGATGACACAAAG GCATTTGAAGCAGCATGGTTATCTGCTTGTGAACTAGAGGCATCAACTATGGTTGTGCCAAAAGGTTCAGTCTTTTTGGTCAAACCCATATCATTCTCAGGACCCAATTGTGAATCCAACATCGTGTTCCAG TTAGATGGCAAGATCATAGCTCCAAAAAATTCAGGAAACTGGGAATCAGGGCTCCTTCAATGGCTTCAATTCACAAATCTAAACGGGATAACGATCCGTGGAACTGGCATTATTGACGGGCAAGGTGCAGGATGGTGGACCAAATCGGGCACGAAACCAACA GCGCTCAGGTTTTATGGAAGCTCAGATGTGACAGTAACAGGCATAACGATCCAAAACAGTCAACAAACTCACCTCAAGTTCGATAACTGCCAATCTGTTCAGGTTTTCGGTATTACTGTTTCATCCCCTGGTGACAGCCCGAATACAGACGGAATTCACTTGCAAAACTCTCAAGACGTTACGATCCACACTACGAAACTCGCTTGTG GTGATGATTGTGTTTCGATACAAACTGGATGCTCAGGAGTAAACATACAAAACGTGGATTGTGGGCCGGGCCATGGAATAAGTATTGGGAGTCTTGGTGAAGATGGTACAACAGCTTGTGTTTCAAATATTACAGTTGGTAATACAAAGATACATGATACAATGACTGGAGTAAGAATAAAGACATGGCAG GGTGGTTCTGGTTCGGTACAAGGAGTGAGATTTTCCAACATTCAAGTTACAAACGTCGATACTCCAATCATCATAGATCAATTCTACTGTGGTGGGAGCAAATGCAAAATTAAGCCATCAGCAGTGGCTGTTTCGGGTGTATCGTATCAGAACATTAGAGGGACATATAGAATAAGCCCTGTACAATTTGCATGCAGTGATAGTTCGCCATGCACGGGTTTAACTTTAGACACCATACAACTGCAACCTGTACAAACATACGGCGAACTGGATGCACCTTATTGTTCAAATGCGTATGGATCAATGAAAACAAGCACCCTACCTCGAGATTGTGTGACGGTACAGAAGCCATCAATGAAACAGTATCAGAACAAGTACAACCATGGTTTATGTCAAAATTGA